A DNA window from Providencia huaxiensis contains the following coding sequences:
- a CDS encoding DUF362 domain-containing protein, which yields MRRFISLELPPEPIINGQCVRKRLKNSICDNCATSCPVGAVSFSHMNAEINNELCFQCGNCLFACPVDAIENINPHERSYQGEFLIVNHDEPIANADELIVWHRQYGIRGMQIAEPWVDKWLPTIAALNLKLKALQEPIWQLRIVQPEQVDSGRRMMLFRQKLDSKPLDKGQVKTGLNARKQFYPEDSWFKVELDTEKCILCGACAKMCDEHAIEIENNQFLIDEKRCTGCMSCQVVCFPKSIHVQTYTAKNNVPKIFHYYDAQCHTCHLPFSSWEENTHICPICAQHKKQGWL from the coding sequence ATGAGACGTTTTATTAGTTTAGAGCTGCCTCCTGAACCCATAATTAATGGCCAGTGCGTAAGGAAACGCCTGAAAAATAGCATCTGTGATAATTGTGCCACCAGTTGTCCCGTCGGTGCGGTATCGTTTAGCCATATGAATGCAGAAATTAATAATGAACTGTGTTTCCAATGTGGTAATTGTTTATTTGCTTGCCCTGTAGATGCTATTGAAAATATCAACCCTCATGAACGTAGTTATCAAGGGGAGTTTCTGATAGTAAACCATGACGAGCCTATTGCGAATGCGGATGAACTGATTGTTTGGCACCGACAATATGGTATTCGTGGGATGCAAATTGCTGAACCGTGGGTTGATAAATGGTTGCCAACGATAGCGGCATTAAACTTAAAACTCAAAGCGTTACAAGAACCTATTTGGCAATTGCGTATTGTTCAGCCGGAACAAGTTGATAGCGGCCGCCGTATGATGCTATTTCGTCAAAAATTAGATTCGAAACCTTTGGATAAGGGACAGGTAAAAACTGGGCTTAATGCGAGAAAGCAATTTTACCCTGAAGATAGCTGGTTTAAAGTCGAGCTAGACACGGAAAAATGCATTCTTTGTGGTGCTTGTGCCAAAATGTGTGATGAACATGCGATAGAAATTGAAAATAACCAATTTTTGATAGATGAAAAACGCTGTACGGGTTGCATGAGCTGCCAAGTCGTTTGTTTTCCTAAATCTATTCATGTACAAACCTATACAGCTAAAAATAACGTGCCAAAAATTTTCCATTATTATGATGCGCAGTGCCATACTTGCCACTTACCCTTTTCTTCTTGGGAAGAAAATACCCATATTTGCCCAATTTGTGCACAGCATAAGAAACAAGGGTGGCTATAA
- a CDS encoding alpha/beta fold hydrolase produces MTKTNSAPLFYDSFGTPDNPAIVLIPGLGGHNISWTSNFCQEIADAGFYLLRIDNRDAGLSHHINEFPSINLGELVEKMQKGEPFTIPYTLFDMAEDIIHLLDTLSIDKAHFIGRSMGGMIAQIVAAKFPERTLSLCTIMSSTGNPALPQSAPDVMRILMSPSANPKEDLEGYLSGQLAFYRRISSTFGPFDESYYREYILQSLARNHSPEGTKRQIVAVAVTGDLRPYIQQINVPTLVIHGSIDPLFPLAAGQDIADNIPNAKLEVIEGMGHETPPMINPLIAKLVINHLN; encoded by the coding sequence ATGACCAAAACTAATTCAGCTCCACTTTTTTATGACTCATTTGGAACACCAGATAACCCTGCAATTGTCCTTATTCCTGGTTTAGGTGGCCATAACATTAGCTGGACCTCCAATTTTTGTCAGGAGATTGCAGATGCCGGTTTTTATCTCTTACGTATAGATAACCGTGATGCGGGTTTATCTCATCATATCAATGAGTTTCCATCTATTAATTTAGGGGAATTGGTTGAAAAAATGCAAAAAGGTGAGCCTTTCACTATTCCTTATACTTTATTCGATATGGCTGAGGATATTATCCATCTATTGGATACATTATCTATTGATAAAGCTCACTTTATTGGACGTTCTATGGGCGGAATGATAGCGCAAATAGTAGCAGCGAAATTCCCTGAACGTACACTCTCTCTTTGCACAATCATGTCATCAACAGGGAACCCAGCGCTGCCACAAAGTGCTCCCGATGTAATGCGAATATTGATGAGCCCAAGTGCTAACCCAAAAGAGGATTTAGAAGGATATTTATCAGGACAACTCGCATTTTATCGCCGGATCAGCTCAACATTCGGCCCATTTGATGAAAGTTATTACCGTGAATATATACTGCAATCGCTCGCACGTAATCATTCACCCGAAGGCACTAAACGCCAAATTGTTGCGGTTGCCGTTACCGGAGATCTGCGTCCTTATATTCAGCAAATTAACGTACCAACGTTGGTTATTCATGGTTCAATCGACCCGCTCTTCCCTTTAGCCGCAGGGCAAGATATTGCTGACAATATTCCTAACGCAAAATTGGAAGTTATTGAAGGTATGGGCCACGAAACGCCACCAATGATTAATCCACTAATTGCAAAACTGGTAATTAATCATTTAAATTAA
- a CDS encoding metallophosphoesterase family protein, with amino-acid sequence MIYFISDTHFCHSNIINLCDRPFKSTSHMNDTLIHNWNAYVTDHDEIYILGDFLYKGNGADANKILRRLAGKKYLIRGNHDKFLDDPEFDQSLFEWVKSYHELEYQKQKLVLFHYPILEWQGFFRDAIHLYGHVHNSGKDPEQFKRLAVLGPRAINVGVDVNNFFPISIKQILKKANS; translated from the coding sequence ATGATTTACTTTATTTCAGATACCCATTTTTGTCATTCGAACATTATTAACCTATGTGATCGCCCATTTAAAAGCACCAGTCACATGAATGATACATTAATTCATAACTGGAATGCGTATGTTACTGATCATGATGAGATTTACATACTCGGTGATTTTTTATACAAGGGCAATGGTGCGGATGCCAATAAAATATTACGCCGTTTAGCAGGGAAAAAATATTTGATCCGCGGCAACCATGATAAATTTTTAGACGACCCCGAATTTGACCAATCGTTATTTGAATGGGTTAAAAGCTATCATGAGTTGGAATATCAAAAACAAAAATTAGTGTTATTCCATTACCCAATACTAGAGTGGCAAGGTTTCTTCCGTGACGCGATTCACTTATATGGACATGTTCATAATTCAGGTAAAGACCCCGAGCAGTTTAAGCGTTTAGCGGTATTAGGGCCCCGGGCTATTAATGTTGGTGTGGATGTGAATAATTTTTTCCCTATTAGTATTAAACAGATATTAAAAAAGGCAAATAGTTAA
- a CDS encoding helix-turn-helix transcriptional regulator codes for MSDQKDNSLLAQVEIIAKGLSETFAPFCEVVVHDLKNPEHSILSIHNNLSGRQVGEPTTELGHARIESADFPNIIANYTNQFSDGRPVKSTSIGIKDESGQYIAALCLNLDMTLFRGMQSMLSQFIDVGNSPIKEHIEPNGAEAIRMRIDQYAATLAATPRTLKADERKNLIEVLRNEGLLDIKKSMETVAQHLGVSRASVYLYAKKES; via the coding sequence ATGTCAGATCAAAAAGATAATTCATTACTGGCTCAAGTTGAAATTATTGCAAAAGGCCTTAGTGAAACATTTGCGCCTTTTTGTGAAGTCGTTGTACACGACCTTAAAAACCCAGAACACTCAATCCTTTCGATTCATAATAACTTATCTGGTCGCCAAGTTGGTGAACCGACTACTGAACTCGGTCATGCAAGAATTGAATCTGCAGATTTTCCGAACATCATCGCCAATTATACCAACCAATTTTCTGATGGGCGCCCTGTAAAAAGTACGTCGATTGGCATTAAAGATGAGTCAGGGCAATATATCGCAGCATTGTGTTTAAATCTGGATATGACGTTGTTTAGAGGCATGCAAAGTATGCTGTCGCAGTTTATAGATGTGGGAAATAGCCCAATAAAAGAGCATATTGAGCCTAATGGTGCGGAAGCCATTCGCATGCGTATCGACCAATATGCAGCAACCTTAGCAGCGACACCTCGGACATTGAAAGCAGACGAAAGAAAAAACTTAATTGAAGTGCTGCGCAATGAAGGCCTGTTAGATATCAAAAAATCTATGGAAACAGTGGCACAACACTTAGGCGTATCAAGAGCTTCAGTTTATTTGTATGCAAAAAAAGAAAGTTAA
- a CDS encoding threo-3-hydroxy-L-aspartate ammonia-lyase: protein MSELILPTYQDVKAAAQRIAGFAHKTPVLTSTTANKEFGGELFFKCENFQRMGAFKFRGAFNALSLLSPEQKKAGVIAFSSGNHAQGIALAAQLLHIPATILMPNDAPAVKVAATQGYGATVIRFDRYKEDREVLCQQLATEQGLTIIPPYDHPDIIAGQGTAAKELIEEVGELDALFVCLGGGGLLSGCAIATRELSPNCQIYGVEPLAGNDAQQSFRRGEIVHIDTPKTIADGAQTQHLGNYTFAVIKNKVDDIFTVTDEQLIDRMKFYAERMKIIVEPTGCLSYAAALAHKELFQGKRVGIIVSGGNVDIQHFAQLVL from the coding sequence ATGTCAGAATTAATACTACCGACTTATCAAGATGTGAAAGCAGCAGCACAACGTATTGCGGGTTTTGCGCATAAAACCCCTGTTCTTACTTCAACAACCGCAAATAAAGAATTTGGTGGTGAGCTATTTTTTAAATGCGAAAACTTCCAACGCATGGGGGCTTTTAAATTTCGTGGGGCCTTTAATGCGTTAAGTTTATTAAGCCCTGAGCAGAAAAAAGCCGGTGTTATTGCATTTTCTTCTGGTAACCATGCGCAAGGCATCGCTTTAGCAGCACAACTTCTGCACATTCCAGCCACCATTCTAATGCCTAATGATGCACCTGCCGTGAAAGTTGCCGCTACGCAAGGTTACGGTGCTACCGTTATCCGTTTTGATCGCTACAAAGAAGACAGAGAAGTACTTTGCCAACAACTCGCAACGGAACAAGGGTTAACGATTATTCCTCCTTATGACCACCCTGATATCATCGCTGGCCAAGGCACAGCAGCAAAAGAGCTGATTGAAGAAGTGGGTGAATTAGATGCCCTGTTTGTATGCTTAGGTGGCGGAGGCTTACTTTCTGGGTGTGCCATTGCAACCAGAGAGTTATCCCCTAATTGCCAAATTTATGGGGTTGAACCTTTAGCGGGCAATGATGCACAACAATCATTTCGCCGAGGGGAAATTGTGCACATTGATACGCCGAAAACCATCGCAGACGGTGCGCAAACCCAACATCTAGGTAACTACACCTTTGCAGTTATCAAAAATAAGGTTGATGATATTTTCACTGTAACTGATGAACAACTTATTGACCGCATGAAGTTTTATGCTGAACGAATGAAAATTATCGTGGAGCCAACAGGTTGCTTGTCCTATGCTGCCGCCCTTGCCCACAAAGAGTTGTTTCAAGGTAAGCGTGTGGGGATCATTGTCAGTGGAGGCAATGTCGATATTCAGCACTTTGCACAATTAGTATTATAG
- a CDS encoding RidA family protein produces the protein MSQLIESVNIECVNAPTLIAPKGHYSHCVTANGLVFISGQLPVDKLGNAITNASFQEQASLVLANLQACLSSVNCDKTHLVQVRVYIANMENWPLFNQIYAKWIGEHRPARAVAGVSELHFGAALEIEAIAVSV, from the coding sequence ATGAGTCAACTTATTGAGAGTGTGAATATTGAATGTGTCAATGCACCAACACTCATTGCCCCAAAAGGGCATTATTCACACTGCGTTACTGCAAATGGACTGGTTTTTATCTCAGGGCAATTGCCCGTTGATAAACTCGGTAATGCCATTACGAACGCGTCATTCCAAGAACAAGCCTCCCTTGTACTTGCTAATTTACAAGCATGCTTAAGTTCCGTTAATTGCGATAAAACGCATTTGGTTCAAGTCCGAGTTTATATAGCAAATATGGAAAACTGGCCGTTATTCAACCAGATATATGCTAAGTGGATAGGAGAGCACCGCCCAGCCCGTGCTGTTGCAGGCGTTTCTGAACTTCATTTTGGCGCAGCCTTAGAAATTGAAGCGATTGCAGTTTCTGTTTAA
- a CDS encoding DUF4132 domain-containing protein, whose translation MAKFTFNLLSIFGKKELPVAEQYLQEALLPLSVLDEALPKTVLEYVLDGKSPEVLVQLSQLDNEKAVILLDKPGTVDWWWGGNSFNSSQYNKLIRQGANARHKLYSKVGDGITSSQIARFAKVLAAACQDINIKVLTPELPSWVSYLMGDAFAKTYDNSRDTKLEHRKHWHFDLLTEIIEQETDKPANTILYIIFDRHHLSDYHYDNLSRLFAIPGFKAYLTAEQAFIKQTLVNHLSAAGQIQLINTLKKDVDLYTLFADVLVSFATSSLKTVRAAAEPTMAILPAQSVTQHLTQILTEGTPKQRTQAADLFARIGEHREILEAALTTETNKTVLKSIESAISRFSVMDTASQVEEAELPEFVELEDTPLPESAKDILVNNFNEMLQKAKENAENEIEENKQQKHSYNWAQRHYKEFQKLNAQACCKVIDKLNSGKEIITDHEYSVVKFKERITNLPEFTLFHALRLISHNRTNEEHLSHYHLTREVPPRILGQIELRQLEKTLTQCHFKNATRLIADLCLRSYANGLAIFNQPAQVWPFFIQHPDFIAEALGLIPQQEKQRHYQEYDAASGIDVLAMLPTIPARFIPRIMELALGENKTHRLSAQKLLETLPNIHLNAAEGLDSGKQEIRVTAIEWLARLKSPDSLKPLYALLKKEKREVVRAALLTALEQFGEDISGYLAPKVLLTEAQKGLKAKAPASMAWFNLDTLPALTWQNNKPVEADIIRWWVILAVKLKMPAGNGLLQRYIGLLSVDSQKKLGSFILNSFIGQDIAGPSLEMAMAEAERDAPKRLANYQDWVKRWPEYYSQYENYTLEQTFNEIKNEVLRRYLGSAISDKGMLALICGIEGHLAVTTLRNYMRDHYQRRAQIEAMIDAVATSNDPLIIQLLLSLSRRYRTASVQEKARGLVAQIAERNGWSADELADRTIPTAGMDETGILALEYGDRTFTAKLDAQQKLVLFNPEGKEIKALPAARKTDNEELAKESKKLFTASKKELKQVIELQTARLYEAMCAERLWTTADWQEYIQAHPVMRGLIEKLVWIETKDNNILNVFRPSDDGSLLNLDDDEVTLSTDSYIKLAHAALVSEDERKAWIAHFKDYKVKFLFSQMEHKIPDLDLKLTEIEDRKGWLTDTYTLRGVLTKMGYQRGQAEDGGSFTHYAKHFASLGFYVYIEFSGSYVPEENIPAVLYSLSFEKSQQSSWNRSYIELKDIPPILLAESYADYLKVADACAGFDPEWEKKTPW comes from the coding sequence ATGGCAAAGTTCACATTTAATCTTCTTTCAATTTTTGGGAAAAAAGAATTACCCGTTGCAGAACAATATTTACAAGAAGCGCTTTTGCCTTTGTCAGTACTAGATGAAGCATTGCCTAAAACTGTTTTAGAGTATGTGTTAGATGGAAAATCGCCAGAAGTATTGGTTCAATTAAGCCAATTGGATAACGAAAAAGCCGTTATTTTACTCGATAAACCCGGTACCGTAGATTGGTGGTGGGGAGGAAATAGCTTTAACTCGAGTCAATATAATAAATTAATTCGCCAAGGGGCAAATGCAAGACATAAGTTATATTCAAAAGTGGGTGATGGGATTACTTCGTCGCAAATCGCTCGTTTTGCAAAAGTTTTAGCTGCAGCATGTCAAGATATTAATATCAAAGTATTAACGCCTGAATTACCGTCATGGGTGAGTTATTTAATGGGCGATGCCTTTGCAAAAACCTATGATAATTCGCGGGATACCAAGTTAGAACATCGAAAACATTGGCATTTTGACTTACTAACGGAAATTATCGAACAAGAGACAGATAAACCGGCTAACACCATTTTATATATCATTTTCGATCGGCACCATTTATCCGATTACCATTATGATAACTTAAGTCGGCTCTTTGCTATCCCTGGTTTCAAAGCGTATTTAACTGCAGAGCAAGCGTTTATTAAGCAGACATTAGTGAATCATTTATCTGCTGCTGGGCAAATTCAATTAATCAATACGTTGAAGAAAGACGTTGACCTTTATACGCTTTTTGCTGACGTATTAGTTTCTTTTGCCACCAGCTCGTTAAAAACAGTGCGTGCAGCTGCGGAACCTACAATGGCAATTTTACCTGCACAATCGGTCACGCAACATTTAACCCAAATTTTAACAGAAGGGACGCCCAAACAGCGTACTCAAGCCGCAGATTTATTTGCTCGAATAGGTGAACATCGAGAGATATTAGAAGCTGCATTAACAACAGAAACGAATAAAACCGTCCTGAAAAGTATTGAAAGTGCGATTTCGAGATTTTCAGTGATGGATACAGCTAGCCAGGTTGAAGAAGCCGAGTTACCTGAATTCGTTGAATTAGAAGATACACCGCTGCCTGAAAGTGCAAAAGATATTTTAGTTAATAATTTCAATGAAATGCTGCAAAAAGCAAAAGAAAATGCAGAAAATGAAATTGAAGAAAATAAACAACAGAAGCACAGCTACAATTGGGCACAACGCCATTACAAAGAATTCCAAAAGCTTAATGCACAAGCTTGTTGCAAAGTGATTGATAAACTAAATTCAGGTAAGGAAATTATTACTGACCATGAATATAGCGTGGTGAAATTTAAAGAACGTATTACTAACTTGCCTGAATTTACGTTATTCCATGCATTACGTCTGATCAGCCATAACCGCACAAATGAAGAGCATCTATCCCATTACCATCTTACTCGAGAAGTTCCACCAAGAATTCTTGGGCAAATTGAATTGCGCCAATTAGAAAAAACGTTAACACAATGCCATTTTAAAAATGCAACACGGTTAATTGCAGACCTTTGCTTACGCTCATATGCCAATGGGTTAGCCATTTTTAACCAGCCAGCACAAGTTTGGCCGTTTTTTATTCAACACCCAGATTTTATTGCAGAAGCATTGGGTTTAATTCCTCAACAAGAAAAGCAACGTCATTACCAAGAATATGATGCGGCGAGTGGAATTGATGTACTTGCCATGCTGCCGACCATTCCCGCGCGATTCATTCCGCGTATTATGGAGTTGGCTCTTGGGGAAAATAAAACTCATCGTCTGAGTGCGCAGAAACTACTAGAGACATTACCGAATATTCACCTTAATGCGGCTGAGGGGTTAGATTCAGGTAAGCAAGAAATTCGTGTTACCGCAATTGAATGGTTGGCACGATTAAAAAGCCCTGATTCATTGAAACCACTTTATGCATTGTTAAAGAAAGAAAAACGCGAAGTGGTGCGGGCTGCCTTATTAACCGCTCTGGAACAATTTGGGGAAGATATTTCCGGTTACCTTGCGCCTAAAGTGTTATTAACAGAAGCGCAAAAAGGGCTAAAAGCGAAAGCGCCTGCCAGTATGGCGTGGTTTAACTTAGATACGTTGCCCGCATTAACTTGGCAAAATAATAAACCCGTAGAAGCCGATATTATTCGCTGGTGGGTGATCTTGGCCGTTAAATTAAAAATGCCAGCAGGTAATGGGTTATTGCAACGTTATATTGGCTTACTTTCAGTCGATAGCCAAAAGAAACTCGGCAGTTTTATTTTAAATAGTTTTATCGGGCAGGACATTGCTGGGCCGTCATTAGAAATGGCAATGGCGGAAGCAGAACGCGATGCGCCAAAGCGCTTAGCTAATTATCAAGATTGGGTGAAACGTTGGCCTGAATATTATAGCCAATATGAAAACTACACGTTAGAGCAGACGTTTAATGAGATAAAAAATGAAGTACTGCGCCGTTATTTAGGTTCCGCTATTAGTGATAAAGGGATGTTAGCACTGATTTGTGGTATTGAAGGGCACCTTGCCGTGACTACATTGCGTAATTATATGCGTGACCACTACCAACGGCGTGCACAAATTGAAGCTATGATTGATGCGGTGGCGACAAGCAATGACCCACTCATCATTCAATTATTATTGTCACTTTCTCGCCGTTATCGTACCGCGTCAGTTCAAGAAAAAGCGCGCGGATTGGTTGCTCAGATTGCCGAGCGTAATGGTTGGAGCGCAGATGAACTTGCGGATAGAACAATACCAACAGCGGGAATGGATGAAACCGGTATTTTGGCACTTGAATACGGTGACCGCACGTTTACTGCGAAACTGGATGCACAGCAAAAATTAGTTTTGTTTAATCCAGAAGGTAAAGAAATCAAAGCATTACCTGCTGCACGCAAAACAGACAATGAAGAGTTGGCTAAAGAGTCTAAAAAGTTATTCACTGCGAGTAAAAAAGAGCTCAAACAAGTGATTGAACTACAAACCGCACGTTTGTATGAAGCGATGTGTGCAGAGCGCCTTTGGACAACCGCAGACTGGCAGGAATATATTCAAGCACACCCGGTGATGCGTGGCCTTATTGAAAAACTAGTTTGGATAGAAACCAAAGACAACAATATTCTGAATGTATTTCGTCCATCGGACGATGGCAGTTTATTAAATTTAGATGATGATGAAGTCACTCTATCTACTGATTCTTATATCAAATTAGCCCATGCGGCATTGGTCAGTGAAGATGAACGGAAAGCCTGGATAGCACACTTTAAAGATTACAAAGTGAAATTTTTATTTTCGCAAATGGAGCATAAAATCCCTGATTTGGATCTGAAATTAACCGAAATTGAAGACCGCAAAGGGTGGCTAACCGATACCTACACCTTGCGTGGCGTCTTGACAAAAATGGGTTACCAGCGCGGGCAGGCGGAAGATGGTGGGAGCTTTACCCACTATGCAAAACATTTCGCCAGTTTAGGTTTTTATGTCTATATCGAATTTAGTGGCAGTTATGTGCCAGAGGAAAATATCCCAGCCGTTTTGTATTCATTAAGCTTTGAGAAATCACAACAAAGCTCATGGAACCGCAGCTATATCGAGTTAAAAGATATCCCGCCTATTTTGTTAGCTGAAAGCTATGCGGATTATTTAAAAGTTGCGGATGCGTGTGCAGGTTTTGATCCTGAGTGGGAAAAGAAAACACCTTGGTAA
- a CDS encoding ATP-binding protein, translating to MTKNKTTQGNVLRESAEVRFADELARLTEADKQNPKPQGWLRSPRAVRQFILGDGSLNISAKFFGDDALVDRAIVTLLGKQGLMLVGEPGTAKSMLSELLAAAISGDSGLTIQGTAGTTEDHIKYSWNYALLLAEGPTEKALVSSPLYQGMQEGKIVRFEEITRCPPEIQDVLVSLMSEKQMMIPEMKDNARISAKQGFNLIGTANLRDRGVHEMSSALKRRFNFETVRPIQDPAFEIELINKQLTTELADLNGLVTIPSNVIELLVTTFQELRSGNTKDGGNIKTPDAVMSTAEAVNIAYACALEAHYLGDGTLNAGAVARQLIGVVLKDNPDDIKRMRYYIDNVARERAKHSQEWKAFFDASRAFWQ from the coding sequence ATGACTAAAAATAAAACAACACAAGGGAATGTTCTGCGTGAAAGCGCAGAAGTTCGTTTTGCCGATGAATTGGCACGTTTAACCGAAGCAGATAAACAGAACCCGAAACCACAAGGGTGGTTGCGATCGCCTCGTGCCGTTAGGCAATTTATCTTAGGTGATGGATCACTCAATATTTCTGCAAAATTTTTCGGTGATGATGCTTTAGTTGACCGCGCAATTGTGACGTTATTAGGCAAACAAGGACTAATGCTAGTGGGGGAACCCGGGACAGCGAAATCCATGTTATCGGAATTATTAGCTGCTGCAATTAGTGGTGACTCAGGTTTAACCATTCAAGGAACCGCAGGTACAACTGAAGATCATATTAAATATTCGTGGAACTATGCTTTGCTACTAGCAGAAGGCCCGACGGAAAAGGCTCTGGTGAGTTCACCGTTATACCAAGGCATGCAAGAAGGTAAAATCGTTCGTTTTGAAGAGATAACCCGATGCCCACCTGAAATTCAAGATGTGCTGGTCAGCTTAATGTCAGAAAAGCAAATGATGATCCCGGAAATGAAAGACAATGCACGGATCAGCGCGAAGCAAGGTTTTAATTTGATTGGTACAGCGAACTTGCGTGATCGCGGTGTTCATGAAATGTCATCAGCACTAAAACGCCGATTTAATTTTGAAACTGTGCGGCCAATCCAAGACCCCGCCTTTGAAATTGAACTGATTAATAAGCAATTAACCACAGAGTTAGCCGACCTCAACGGCCTAGTGACTATCCCTAGCAACGTTATTGAACTGTTAGTCACCACCTTTCAAGAGTTGCGTTCAGGGAATACCAAAGATGGGGGCAATATTAAAACCCCAGATGCGGTGATGTCGACAGCTGAGGCCGTGAATATTGCTTATGCATGTGCGCTTGAAGCCCATTACTTAGGCGATGGTACGCTCAATGCAGGGGCCGTTGCACGGCAGCTTATTGGTGTGGTGTTAAAAGATAACCCTGATGATATCAAACGGATGCGTTATTACATTGATAATGTCGCGAGAGAAAGGGCAAAACACAGCCAAGAGTGGAAAGCCTTTTTTGATGCATCAAGGGCATTTTGGCAATAA